In the Telopea speciosissima isolate NSW1024214 ecotype Mountain lineage chromosome 6, Tspe_v1, whole genome shotgun sequence genome, AAAACCGGTGAATCTGAATATGGTTTCAAAAGCTTAAGActtttctataatttttatttctataaatGTACTTTCAAGCACTCTTTTAATGGCAGCGAGTGAGATAGATGTCATCACCTAACCGTACATGTACGTATAAGTGACCCAAAGTCAAGTTTAATAGCCTAAGCAAGAAAAGCAAGGCCCTTGGCTGGTCAACCCAAATCAAAACCAGCTTTGCCTGGTTAAACATGTACTAGTGTACCAACCCCATTACTTAATATGGATTAGTGTTTATATTTTACTTAATTAATTGTATTCTGTTATATAACCTTTCTATTACTCTAGTCATCAATCGTCATCTTATATTTTCTTATATGAAGGGGTACGTGGCTTAAGGATAGGAATCAAATcatgaataagaagaagagttAATTAGTGGGCTTGTATATGCGAATCCACGGTGAAAGAGAAATCCCCTCACCATTGCCATCGGTCTTGtctaattcaaataaaaagacGTATACGTTCATATCGCTTTTCGTTCATTTTTGCCACGCCAATATAGCCGCCATAATAAGAAACAGGCGAAGCTGTGAAGAAAACCCTTAACCTAACAAGCAAGTCCTCTCGCTCCGTAGGGAGTTAGGCGTGCACTTAGCTGCACGCTCAAGCGCTTCACTATAGATTTTCAGGCCAAAAAAGACTCCTTTGTGTTGTAGTAGGGCCGTTGCTTGTTTAAGTTGAAGCAAGGAGAGGGTGTTTTCGACCCTAAACAATAAGAGGTGTGCGATGTCGGTGtccctctttttagatgatagGACGCCAATGTTGAATTTATGATGATATAAGAGTGTCATCACAATGTCTAATCTGGTGAGGGGATTCTCTCTTCTCTACAGTACCAACATTAAAGAGAACGTTATTCTACATAAGTGAAGTGGGTTGcctttagggtgtgtttggttggaagtaaaagaagagaaaatttttaaatataaaaagggaGAATGGAATGCTAACTGATAGCTAGGCGGGGCGTGTACTTGTGTCCAGACACAGTCCTGTGCAAAAAGACTGGTGCACCCctagaaaaatagaaatgacCATGGATACACCAATCTTTTCGTGTTGGGCTATGTCTGGACAGAAGTATATGCCGAGGCACAATACCaattagcgttctttctcccttaaaaaaaaaaaattaaagacacATAAATTCATCATTTATTTCACCATTATTTTTATTACAATATGTTTCTTTTATATTCTGTTTATTTCTTTCCAACCAAACACACCATTATACTTCAAGCTTTGATCAGAACTAATCCTTTCAGCTGGATTTATTATTTTAAGACTACTTTGGATAAGAATAAGACCATGGATTTTAAAATCAGAATCATGTCGAATCGGTTCGTACcaattccaatctgaatcagATCAAAACTGGTCAGAATcaatccccaaaaccctagaatcgatccctaccaattccaatctgaatcagATCAAAACTGGTCAGAATTgatccccaaaaccctagaatcgatccCTCAAATCTGAAAAACTAACGAATCCAATCCCAAAAGCCCTATAATCAATCACTTCAGAACAACGAACAACCGGAGTGGAGATCTGTCACCGCCTATTCTAAActgattcaaaatttgaaaccaaaaaaatttttgctgctacccaggttgcaggaatgttcctgctacctgGGCttacagccaaagaaatggaataatccACTTTCCCTTTCGGTTAACAAAaaattttcccctttctttccaTCAATTGCTACAGTTCTACTTCatacatttttcttctttgaccTTTTTTGGCACCTTAAATTCAGTTAATTAGGTTCTTATCAGAGTATACATAACCAGAAGCACATAGGGACTTCACCTCCACTTCCATCTGTATTGGTATAGCTTACAGTGCATATGCAGGTCTGGTCTCCACCACTGGCGAATCCCATGAGCTCTTGTAAAATCTGGCGATGGGCTTAAGTTTATGGTAAGATTTGCAGATGGAAGGAGGTGCAAAGGTTCTGTTTCAGTCTTCCTCAACAAAAGATTCCTTATGGAATTCCGGGTAGCCAGTTCTTCAATCTCCCTGGCTCcaatcttctccatcttctccctGTGCTCAAAATAACCAATATACTCTGAGCTTATGTCATCTgctggattcacaaacaaacaGGGGATCCATGGTGACAAGACAACAAAGGGATCCTCTGATTGGTGACCCTTTACAGCAACAGCAAGTCCGGCTGTGATAAAACTTTTTGTGATTCGTATCACTTGTGTAAGTTTCTTATCTTCGATTTTCTCAATTGGAGCAGATGAGAATGGTGGATTAAAGAGGAACGTTTGGAGTAAAACACCTGTCTTGGCCATGTTCTTGCCAGCAAGCATTGCCATGGCAGAGCCCAAAGAATGACCAGCTAACCAGATATTTAAAGCTCCAGCTGCATCAACCTTGTTCTTCACAGCTTGCATTGAAACCTTAAAGCGTGAGGTTTCATGGAGTCCATTAATGGTGAAAAGGAAACCCAATCTGAGGTCCTCTTGTGTGAAGGAGTTTGGGTTAATTACTGTGCCTCGGAAGGCAATGACATATCTTGGGGCCTCCTGGATTGAATGGTGACAATTACAAGCTGGAGGTTTGAATTCATAAATGGAACCAAAGATGGAGGAATCGACATCATCCCTGAGCTGAAGAACCAACTGAAAATGGAAGAATTCCCACCAGGGTGAAGCAAGAGATTCAAGTCCTTTACGATTCTGCTGGCGATCTCGCTCTAAAACATATACACCCTGTACCAAGCTTGCAGCAACAGATCTACGGTGATGTTCATTGTTCCTGCAAAACACAaaagagttctttttttcttttttaaatcccataacaTGTTTATCTGTTACTGTTAGTAGGCATTCCACATTATATtaaaagaagccattgatgtaGGGGAGATGTTGTACCAATCAACAGTTGAGAGGTGTAAAGGTCCTAAAAAGCTGAAGAAGTCCCTGTCAGAGGCCATTACACTCTGGGAATCTGCAGTTTTACCAGAGAGAACCAGGAACAATGATCAAATACACTGCAAAAACTtgaaggggagggggaagatgCTGCATAACGGATTCTTGAATCAGCAATAAACTGAACATATCACTCTGCATTTTTTTGAAATGCATGAGAACTGATTGAATCTATATTCCAAACCAGAAAGATAATAGTTTGACCATTTGTTAACTGTTACATTTGAGTTTTAAGGGCTCAGTTACAAGCCACTCTGTCACGATCCAAACCTGTAAGGACTAAGATCAGTGATCTCATTCCTTAAATCAATATCTCACAgatcttcataaaataaatccATAAATTCCCCATATAGACAAATCGCAACAAAAAACTTTCATAAATGGAAAATCCAAATCAAAGTCCATAATCCATTAAGTTTACCATATGTCCAATACATGTCTGGTGAGTGCCATAATGaccacagccttacccctgctttcgcagagagattgtttccagactcgaacccatgaccacttggtcacaatggagaccttaccgttgcaccaagatCCACCctctaaatgaaataaaataaaacattaaatggGAAATAAGATTTATCTTTCTCctcaaaaacattttcttaTACAGATTGACTAATGGGTGCCCCCAGAACAGAACACATCTTGCAAGGTCAAATGTGAATTCAGATCGAGGCTTGACTGTGAAGTAGTCAAGTATTTTGCTGCAATATCTTCTATAAATGATTTTAAAACCTGCAACAAACAGGTTTTGCTGTGCCagattttctaatttttgttaaatcatcaaagcattcaagcTTAACCAAACTGgcatatatatgtatacaatAGCAAATAGTTTTTAAGCCCCCACTTTCTTACATCCaagaagagagaatattttctaCAGTTCATACAGAGGGTTTGCATCTAATATGATTCACCATATCTTTCACGCTCTGTGCTACCTGTCCCCATATTTTAAATTAGGAACTCTAACATAGAAGATTCAATGAGTTTTATTGGGTGCTCATGCTTTTGGGGACTCAAACCAAGCAagcccccctccctccctccttccCCTGAAACAGCAGAAGTGCCAACACAAAATCCAAATCAACCTAACCTTTGATTTGAGCTAGACAAACCTGAGCTTGAATTTAGAAACCTAGCATAACTAGAGTTTGGATGGTAGGGTTAACTCAGGTGTATACTTACACTTGTAAAATAGCAGCCCCTGCAGTGTTAAAACATAGCAATCCAAAACAGATAGACCCCATGCAATAATTCCTCCATTAACCATCAAGAACATCCAAATAATATGATTGCATATCAGAAGTGAAACCATTATATACATACACGAAGCAATATATATTTTGATAAAAACACACACCAAAGCCATATATTTGGGTTAGTTTCTGCTTTGGATGGGAAAGTTGAGGCATCAATCCAACCTCAGATATCAAGTTAGAATGGAATTTGTATTGTCCCCAACTCAAATTGCTCCTGTTATAACCATCATAAATTTCTTGCAATGATAAGTCAGGTGTTTGTCTGTTGATATTAGTAATCTGAAGCATTTTTTGCAGTAATTCTGTGAACTTGCCAACCCCAATCAATCCAAGCTCTGTACAAGCTGGTGGTGGAATTATATGATCCATAGGTCTCTAAAATTGTATAAATTGGGAGGAAACAATCCAGGACCATTATATCCAAATAGCTATAACCACCCCCACATGGAAAAGGAGGAGTCACTTttgggattcagatcctctttTTGGCATGACAACCATTACCAAAGCCCAATACTGCAAACTCAAAGACCACCACATGAGTCTGAATCAAAAGATAAGTTATTTTCCCTCATCCCATTATCTCTCCTGGGTTCATTAGTTTGATGCCTTATTGCTTCATCCAGAGTAGTTAGTTTCTCCACCTTTTAAAGGAAAAAACGAAAAATGTGAAAAGATAATCatcaaaccaaaagaaaaaaaaatagatgtgAAGGGAACTCTCGAGCTTGGAGAGTCTTTCCTCTaaaaatttttacattttttttgtaaaaaaatgaTTGAGCTGATGGATGAAcaagggttttggaaaaaagacAGTAAACACAACCTTTGAAGCCCTGGCTGGACAAATCATTTAGTACTGTTGCAATTACTTGGATCTGTTATAATGTAAAAGAGTAGAAATACAGAATTTTAATTCTAAAA is a window encoding:
- the LOC122664678 gene encoding GDSL esterase/lipase At4g10955-like, coding for MASDRDFFSFLGPLHLSTVDWNNEHHRRSVAASLVQGVYVLERDRQQNRKGLESLASPWWEFFHFQLVLQLRDDVDSSIFGSIYEFKPPACNCHHSIQEAPRYVIAFRGTVINPNSFTQEDLRLGFLFTINGLHETSRFKVSMQAVKNKVDAAGALNIWLAGHSLGSAMAMLAGKNMAKTGVLLQTFLFNPPFSSAPIEKIEDKKLTQVIRITKSFITAGLAVAVKGHQSEDPFVVLSPWIPCLFVNPADDISSEYIGYFEHREKMEKIGAREIEELATRNSIRNLLLRKTETEPLHLLPSANLTINLSPSPDFTRAHGIRQWWRPDLHMHCKLYQYRWKWR